The Helicoverpa zea isolate HzStark_Cry1AcR chromosome 2, ilHelZeax1.1, whole genome shotgun sequence DNA window GGTTGATGGGGCCTACATACATCCAAAACAACATCATGTTCAGTTACTTCGAACTTCTTGTAGACTATAGGTTAAACATCTACCCTcatctttaaattatttaatttgatttagcCGGGGATATAACCAATCTTTTCCATGCCTTCTTTTTATATTCTTCAACTCTTTATGTAGAAGACCTTTTGTAGATCATTCGTCGTTAACTGGCGAAAAAACTTCTCATTCCAACAGTCATAATATTTCTACCGCTTTCTCAAATAACCAAGTTGTTGTAAAATCGTGCGCGACCGCACGTAACTCTCAAATGATAAATATCCTAAGTTACCGTGAGATATTCAATGACGATTAAACaaatgtatttcaaaatattataattgcttTACATCATACTCTAATGAATTACAAACTATTAGACAAGCTAATTTTCGTATAAACTATCTATGTTTGCCTTTTTCAActatttaacagttttttttctagCTGTTATAAAAATCATGACAAATCGTGAGAGAGGTCGGGAGCTTAGGGAACGATTGTCATGCTCAGCAAGGCGCGAAGAATTTCGCAATAAAAAGCCTAATTTCCATTTTTCTGCATTACAGAAGTTACAGGGGACTATAGCACCAGGATCGCAAACAATAAACCATTAGATAAATGGTCCTAATTAATGCTATTTAAGATAGATCAAAACAAACAGATGTCTTCTTGAGGGGACGTcaagcggggcccagcagggccaaggcctgccggggctgcgggttgttcgaaagagataccgcggccctggtacataaaaggcctatgacggaacacgacgattttatttttatttatttatttatttaaaatactttatgcacattgtacaacggcggacttaacgccttaggcgttctctgccagtctaccttagggtggtggtgaaacagAAATGGTAGGTGCAACACAGTTTGAGCATAagtgcaagaaaataaaaataaatatatttatgtatatgtatataaatataataaatatatatatatatatattactgaATCCAAGAGAAGAAAGTGAAGAAAATGAACTAGTGTAATGATTCCGCCAACTTGCCATGGATGTGATTAcgcagtttaattttaaacgtgTGTCGACTTTTTACCATCCTGACCTCCAAgggtagctcattccagagaaggatagatttaacaaagaaggaagagtgaataatatctgaacggtgagcagggcagtgaagaagacgattattagaggagcggagatttttattGTGCTTTGAACACACATAATACATAACACACacattttagtcagtaagagtctgacactccctcaccgctgctaacccacagcgggaggggtcatttgatgattttacgtcgctaaaaaaaaaaaaaaagggggaCATCAAGGATACTATAAGTGTTCTCTTAAAAAAACTTTGCTCAATGTACCAAATCGATTACACCACGTTTAATATGAGAACCATAACTCGAAATCTTTTCGTTTATTTTGGCCCAATATTGTGCAATAGAAGCCAAACTGAATCCTCAGTGCActtccatgtacctacctatattatgtatgtCCTTTTATAAACTAAAATCTATTCTACCTCTATTAGGTAGATGTTAGAATATCTCTCAAATTTCCGCAATATTACGTTCGCGTATGTGAAGTAATTCAATGCTGACAGAATGATAACATTAATTACACTTGAACCCTCGGCCTTTGACCGATATATCGTCATCAGCCAAGTGTCTGTCCACCTACACTCgccaataacattatttatgatCATTTGCTAACACTTCTTCACATACCAATGATTTTACTCTTAAGTATCCATCGCAATACTTTCAATCGGTTAAGTTATTAGGTAACCCGTTGTGGTTGTCAGCGCAGCTGCGGCCCCGCGTTGTCGGCCATTACCGTTAGAATGCATACTATTACCATTTCACGGACATGCACTCTCCCAAACTAAGTGATGCAACGCGTAATCATGTATTTAATTAGGCAGCAGTGCGGCGCACCGTGAGCATTATCACTGGTGGCCGACAGCCCCCGGGGTACGGCGTCACAGCTACCAGATGACGCCACGGAGGTAGAAATAGGGTCAGTGCTGTGTCGTTGCTCCGAGAGTCTGAGACTGCACGCGGCGACGAGGCGGGGGTCGCGGCCCCCCTCTCGCCCCGCCCCGCACCCGCCCCCCCCGGCCCGGCGCCCTCAACCGACGGTGCTCCCCACCGACCAGCATTCCGCACTCGACGCGAGGGCGAAGCGCACGCCCTGCTTTTTTAACGATCGCGTACGACGCGCCGCGCGCTCGCGGCTAGACGACCGCCATGTTTGACGTTTTCGGCTCCGTGAAGGGGCTTCTCAAGCTCGACTCAGTGTGCATCGACAACAATGTGTTCCGGCTTCATTACAAAGCCACCGTGATCATCCTGATCGCGTTTTCGCTGCTCGTCACGTCGCGGCAATACATCGGTGACCCTATCGACTGCATTGTCGACGAGATCCCGCTCGCCGTAATGGACACATACTGTTGGATATACTCAACTTTCACAATTCCCAACCGGCTGGTGGGCCGCGTCGGCAAGGATGTGGTGCAGGCCGGAGTCGCCTCGCACGTTGATGGCCAGGATGAGGTCAAATACCACAAGTACTACCAGTGGGTGTGTTTTGTGTTGTTCTTCCAagccattttgttttatgtgcCGCGATACTTGTGGAAAACATGGGAAGGCGGCCGCATCAAGATGTTAGTGCTCGATCTCAACTGCCCCGTCGTGGGAGATGAATGCAAAGATAGTCGCAAGAAGTTGCTCGTCGACTACTTTCACACAAACCTGCATACGCAAAACTTTTACGCGTTCCGATTCTTCATCTGTGAAGTGTTGAACTTCATCAACGTGGTCGGCCAGATCTTCTTCATGGACTTCTTCTTGGACGGAGAGTTCTCCACGTACGGCAGTGACGTGGTCAGCTTCACCGAGATGGAGCCGGAAGAGCGTGTGGACCCGATGGCTAGAGTGTTTCCTAAAGTGACCAAGTGTACCTTCCACAAATACGGTCCCTCGGGAACCGTGCAGAAGTTCGACGGCCTGTGCGTGCTGCCCCTGAACATTGTCAACGAGAAGATCTACGTGTTCTTGTGGTTCTGGTTCATGATCCTGTCTATCTTGAGTGGAATTTCCTTGATCTACCGCATGGCCGTGGTGGCAGGCCCGCGCGTGCGCCTGTACCTGCTCCGCGCCCGCAGCCGCCTGGCGCCGCAAGCGCAGGTGGAGACCGTGGCGCGCGAGCTGCAGATCGGCGACTGGTTCGTGCTCTACCAGCTCGGCAAGAACATCGACCCTCTGATCTACAAGGAGCTGATGGGCGAGCTGGCTGAGAAGTTCGAGGGGAAGGACAGTGTGTAGTCTGTCGGGGCGTGTGAAGCGGCTAGTGGACTTTGGGTCGTCCGTGTGACGTGTTAATAGTGATCGAAGGCCCGGTCCGCGAGGCGGGCCGGCGGCGGCTACCTggccgctgcgcccgcgccgcggaCCGGGCGGGGCGCGCCGCGCACAAAGAGCGCCGGGAGCGGCTGTACGCCAACATTCCATTACCCACGGCCGGCGCGGGGAACGACCTCCGCGCCGCCGCATCGTTGTATTCCAGAACCGCTTTCAAACTAACGCTACCGAAATTGAAATAGGTGATATGACTCTTCCAAACGCAACACTTTGACTGAGTCGCGCCGCAATGGTCGCGCGTGCATTTAGCGTAATGTTATTGGGGCATGTTTATACTAGTAGTCGTAGATGTAGTTAGATCTCGTGCCTtcgttttgtattttgtattatttgtgtGCGAGTGTATCATGTTGAAGGAACGTCTCATTGTgatatgtaattattattaatctaAATTAAGTGACTAGCGTGTACGAAATAGAACGTGTGGACGGCTACACGATACGATATTGTATAAAGCAATAATAAAGCTAAACTGTAATAAAACGTAACTGAACTATTAATTATAAGATAATGGCTAAGTATACAAAATGAAAGTTgacaatattatacatatatctacGTAAGTAATTCGTACTGATTTGTATTAAACTTTTTTACATTGATGAAATCGATAAATACCTGCGATCATGGTTGATATTTTCTGAATATATTTACTGCCacattaattttgtattatttcgaTAAGAACTCCTCATTACAAATGATGATTCAACTAATCTTGATAACAATAACAAACTGCTTTGTTCAGCTGCCTTGAAAAGGCACACATCGACACAAAGCCAACACGTTACGACAAAGAGAACCAGTAACGCCATCTCTTAGGACTCTTTTAAACTACAAAATGTTGATAGCAGATGGCGTTGTTAACAAATTGCAGTTAAacccgtttttttttcttttgcattctttgataatataggtactttagATAATGAATTATGATACTATAAATGACATAATTTTCTTATATaacattttctttcatatacataCAACATGAACCTCGGCCGTTTGCCTGTTTCTGTATTTAGTTTATGGTAACAAACCACGATGAGCTGAGTCAATTCAGGATTTCTTGTGAAAAGCTGTTAGCTGTTAAGAATTCCTTAATTATTGAATCACACATATAACAATCACAATATAATAACACACCTATAAAAtgactaatatttaaaatcttatcTACCGTTACATATTCATTATTGCAAAGGACCGCCATTCCGGTAAGTAATTCTAATTATCCAAATGATTATTAAGCAATTATAAAATCATGACCCTGTTACGTAAATCGATAAATAGTGCgtcatatttaaaacaaattcatTCATAGATACCAAAAATCACGTCCGTTTCCAATAATCTATTTGtgtgttgatttgcttactggGGATAGAATTTTGATAATAGCTTCTTACAAGTAAGTAATGGTTTTTGACTATCCATGACGCATTATGACGTGATAGATAGAACTACGTCATCTGACAAATACATAGTAAAATAAACAGCTGTTTTTACGTTCCtaattgatgatgatgtcctcctagccgattatcggctacggcggctgttctcatgtaaggagattagccaactacgcaggacatattatagtgcacgagcatttgcgcagacacaggtgcactcactattccttaactctcatagcccgatgggacggtaatccgacacgaccggagagagatcaggcgcaggaccgacatttacgtgctctccgatgcacgggtgtatcaatcaccagcttccaggctccgggctgctttgtgaaagtcttctaaaacccacaaggcgatttcggcccgactcgggaatcgaacccgagacctcgtgcttagcagccgcacttgcgacagctagaccaacgaggctcCTAATTATGCAAGCACTCATGCATAAATAATTGTACaatgctaaataaaaatataccttgctaggcaggtaggtacctacatcctATTATTGTGTGGATAAATATAGGCAACAATTTATTGTTGTATTATGTAGTTGATTTACTATCAAGTTTAATTCTAGTAGTTGTAGTTTATATCACCATTAAACTCTTTGAATGACGGACGACCTCATTATGGTAGGTCACCGTTACCGTTAACTAGGTAAGAAATACAGCATTCTTCAGTGACAAATATTGTTTTCCTTTCAAGCCCGTTTTAAAATTACAACTTTCGTCTTGCAGAAGACACGTTATTT harbors:
- the LOC124640395 gene encoding innexin inx2; translated protein: MFDVFGSVKGLLKLDSVCIDNNVFRLHYKATVIILIAFSLLVTSRQYIGDPIDCIVDEIPLAVMDTYCWIYSTFTIPNRLVGRVGKDVVQAGVASHVDGQDEVKYHKYYQWVCFVLFFQAILFYVPRYLWKTWEGGRIKMLVLDLNCPVVGDECKDSRKKLLVDYFHTNLHTQNFYAFRFFICEVLNFINVVGQIFFMDFFLDGEFSTYGSDVVSFTEMEPEERVDPMARVFPKVTKCTFHKYGPSGTVQKFDGLCVLPLNIVNEKIYVFLWFWFMILSILSGISLIYRMAVVAGPRVRLYLLRARSRLAPQAQVETVARELQIGDWFVLYQLGKNIDPLIYKELMGELAEKFEGKDSV